CTCGCCCTTCCAGCGGTGCGGGAAAGACTCTCTCAAACGGATTAGAGAAAGACAGGACAAACAGGCAGAATCCCATCATCAGCAGACCAAGCACCGCCAGCGCTATCGTACTGACCTGCGGATCCATGCGGCGGCTAAACGCGGCCAGAAGTGCGGTCCAAACGGAAAGAGAAAACAGCCAGAACAGCATGGAGCCTTCATGCCCGCCCCACACCGCTGCAATTTTAAAAAAGACCGGCAAATGAGAATTTGAATGCTGGGCAACGTACATCACCGAGAAGTCGTCGGCGGCAAAGCTATAGCCCAGCAGTGAAATAGAAAGCGTAATAAATAGACATGCGCCGTAGCTTAACGGCGCACTATAGCGAGCGAGTAACGCCCTCCGGCAGTATAGGCCTACCGGAGGTACAATACTTAACAGAAGCGAGAGCGCCAGCGCCCCCAGCAGGGACAGCAGACCCAGTTCAGGGATCATACTGCTACCTTTTCCTTTACTTGCATCTAGGCGACCGTCATCTGACCAGCATACAGAATGAAGAATCTCAACATAAGTACACCACAAAGCCCCATGCAGGCAACCGCGACTAAATAGCCCTTACTGTGCTGAACGCGATGGCTGCACACGGCACCCATAATCAGCGGCAGCAGAATACCAAGGCCGATAACGCCAAACCAGAAGACGTTAGACCAGAATCCGCCGCCGATGGCCGCAACCGCAGCAGCCTCTTTCTGGCCGCCGCCAAAGAACAGGCCGACGAACAGCGCAAACAGCAGCAGCAGTTCAAACAGCACCACCGGCTTTTCGATCTGATGCACAAAATGGATAGAAGGGCTGTCCGTCGGCTGCTTAAACCAGGTTACGCCAAACAGCACCGCCGCCGCTGCACCGGACGACACGCCCGAGAACAGAAACAGGATCGGCAGAACCGGGTTATTCAGCATCGGATAGGTTTTCAGCGCCGACAGCAGGAATCCAGTATAGACCCCCAACAGCACAGCCAGAAGCACCATCAGAGGCTCCAGCACCTTCTCCAAACGGGCCAGCGCAGCGATAATGCCGTTCACCCAGCCAAAGGCCTTAAAGCGGCTCTCCGTCAGGGAGCGGATATCTTCACGAAACAGCC
This DNA window, taken from Leminorella richardii, encodes the following:
- the nrfD gene encoding cytochrome c nitrite reductase subunit NrfD, producing the protein MSSAFHFDSLVWDWPIAIYLFLIGVSAGMVTIAVFLKRKILGNEASRDGVIRATAIIAPLSVIAGLTILIFHLTKPWTFWYLMIFYSPTSVMSMGVMLFQVYMVVLIVWLAGLFREDIRSLTESRFKAFGWVNGIIAALARLEKVLEPLMVLLAVLLGVYTGFLLSALKTYPMLNNPVLPILFLFSGVSSGAAAAVLFGVTWFKQPTDSPSIHFVHQIEKPVVLFELLLLFALFVGLFFGGGQKEAAAVAAIGGGFWSNVFWFGVIGLGILLPLIMGAVCSHRVQHSKGYLVAVACMGLCGVLMLRFFILYAGQMTVA